In Streptomyces sp. NBC_01426, one genomic interval encodes:
- a CDS encoding sensor histidine kinase, producing MRTPRKKPEAVAPGPPGPPARGRRAHAGPPAEEPEERTPPHPVTAAGSRERPRIRLRPRTVRAKIVSLLMVPVVSLLALWAFATVSTAQDLARLGRVQRVEREIGTPVSAALAEVQAERRAAVRFLADPGTGEPAAALEQQTRRTDDAVRRLRLGDRNTVADSGDYRTDVVVRLGAFVAAAEGLGSARKDVIGRRTTADAAYETYTRVADAALAVGGALSGAQDAELGPDARVLLEFAEAGELLSREDALLAVPGPRNAEALRRLTGVVETRRALLADAARDLPSAERTAWESVSKSATHAELIAAEDRALTAGTGPGAGSGAAKPAGWDAAHSGVSASIRETEVAARAEVTDRADPFARVALSGAGAAVVLGLAAVVASLVISVRIGRALVVELVSLRNTALEIARRKLPYAMERLRAGQDIDIEAETSAGPPAEDEITQVGEALSTVHRAALSAAVERAELAGGVSGVFVNLARRSQVLVHRQLTLLDSMERRSDDPGELDDLFRLDHLTTRMRRHAESLIILSGAAPGRAWRMPIPLTNVVRAAVSEIEDYPRVEVRGLAEAAVVGGAVADLTHLLAELVENATQFSPPHTKVRVSGEPVGAGYVLEVEDRGLGMGREALYDANRRIEQSEALDLFDSDRLGLFVVSRLAARQGVRVHLRPSPYGGTTAVVLLPNFLLQGAITAVADEPAEATAPSPVAVGAVPVRESSRAGASHEGASAGPVRERARAGVVRDEAETPAASGAAADPERDTPDPDPAGEPGEPRPAAVAPLRPRGPGAPATRTQVPAAAPAGAASVTELPRRVRQASLVPQLREVPEPEDPAEAGPSGGPPDRSPEQARDRMAAYRAGWARGAGENSPHAGSEGEV from the coding sequence ATGCGTACACCCCGCAAGAAACCGGAAGCAGTGGCGCCGGGGCCGCCCGGGCCCCCGGCGCGCGGCCGCCGGGCGCACGCGGGGCCACCCGCCGAGGAGCCCGAGGAGAGAACGCCCCCGCACCCCGTCACCGCGGCCGGCTCCCGGGAGAGACCCCGGATCCGGCTGCGCCCCCGCACCGTCCGGGCCAAGATCGTCTCCCTGTTGATGGTCCCGGTGGTCTCGCTGCTCGCGCTCTGGGCCTTCGCCACGGTCAGCACCGCCCAGGACCTCGCCCGACTCGGCCGGGTCCAACGGGTCGAGCGGGAGATCGGCACCCCCGTCTCCGCCGCGCTCGCCGAGGTGCAGGCCGAACGGCGGGCCGCGGTGCGCTTCCTGGCCGACCCCGGTACCGGCGAGCCGGCCGCCGCCCTCGAACAGCAGACCCGGCGCACCGACGACGCCGTGCGCCGGCTGCGGCTCGGCGACCGGAACACCGTCGCCGACTCCGGTGACTACCGCACCGACGTCGTCGTCCGGCTCGGCGCGTTCGTGGCCGCCGCCGAGGGACTCGGCTCCGCGCGCAAGGACGTCATCGGCCGGCGGACGACCGCCGACGCCGCCTACGAGACGTACACCCGCGTCGCCGACGCCGCGCTCGCCGTCGGCGGGGCCCTGTCCGGTGCGCAGGACGCCGAACTCGGCCCGGACGCCCGGGTCCTGCTGGAGTTCGCCGAAGCCGGGGAACTGCTGTCGAGGGAGGACGCGTTGCTCGCCGTGCCGGGGCCGCGCAACGCCGAAGCGCTCCGTCGGCTGACCGGCGTCGTCGAAACCCGCCGTGCGCTGCTCGCGGACGCGGCCCGGGACCTGCCGAGCGCGGAGCGAACCGCGTGGGAGTCCGTGTCCAAGAGCGCCACGCACGCCGAGCTCATCGCGGCGGAGGACCGGGCGCTCACGGCGGGTACGGGACCCGGCGCCGGTTCCGGCGCCGCCAAGCCCGCCGGGTGGGACGCCGCCCACAGCGGTGTCAGTGCCTCGATCAGGGAGACCGAGGTCGCCGCACGCGCCGAAGTCACCGATCGCGCCGACCCGTTCGCCCGCGTGGCGCTCAGCGGAGCCGGCGCGGCCGTCGTCCTCGGCCTGGCCGCCGTCGTCGCCTCCCTGGTGATCTCCGTGCGGATCGGCCGCGCACTGGTGGTGGAACTGGTCTCGTTGCGCAACACCGCCCTGGAGATCGCGCGTCGCAAGCTCCCGTACGCCATGGAGCGACTGCGGGCCGGTCAGGACATCGACATCGAGGCCGAGACCTCGGCCGGGCCGCCCGCCGAGGACGAGATCACCCAGGTGGGGGAGGCCCTCTCCACCGTGCACCGGGCCGCACTGAGCGCCGCCGTCGAGCGCGCCGAACTCGCCGGCGGGGTGAGCGGTGTCTTCGTGAACCTCGCCCGCCGCAGTCAGGTCCTGGTGCACAGGCAGTTGACCCTGCTCGACTCCATGGAACGCCGCTCGGACGACCCGGGCGAACTCGACGACCTCTTCCGCCTCGACCACCTGACCACGCGGATGCGTCGACACGCGGAAAGCCTGATCATCCTGTCGGGAGCCGCCCCGGGTCGCGCGTGGCGCATGCCGATCCCCCTGACCAATGTCGTACGCGCCGCCGTCTCCGAGATCGAGGACTACCCGCGCGTCGAGGTCCGCGGGCTCGCCGAGGCGGCCGTGGTCGGCGGCGCGGTGGCCGACCTCACCCACCTGCTGGCCGAACTCGTCGAGAACGCAACCCAGTTCTCCCCGCCGCACACCAAGGTCCGGGTCAGCGGCGAGCCGGTGGGCGCCGGTTACGTCCTGGAGGTGGAGGACCGCGGGCTCGGCATGGGCCGCGAGGCGCTCTACGACGCCAACCGCCGGATCGAGCAGTCCGAGGCGCTCGACCTGTTCGACAGCGACCGCCTCGGACTGTTCGTGGTCAGCCGGCTCGCTGCCCGACAGGGGGTGCGGGTCCACCTGCGCCCGTCACCGTACGGAGGCACCACCGCCGTGGTCCTGCTGCCGAACTTCCTGCTCCAGGGCGCCATCACGGCGGTCGCGGACGAGCCCGCCGAGGCGACGGCGCCCTCCCCGGTCGCCGTGGGAGCCGTTCCCGTACGCGAGTCCTCCCGCGCCGGCGCCTCCCACGAGGGGGCCTCCGCCGGACCCGTCCGGGAGCGCGCCCGCGCCGGCGTCGTACGGGACGAGGCCGAGACACCGGCCGCGTCCGGTGCCGCGGCGGACCCCGAGCGGGACACCCCCGATCCGGACCCCGCGGGCGAGCCCGGGGAACCGCGGCCCGCCGCGGTCGCGCCGCTGCGGCCGCGCGGCCCCGGCGCCCCGGCGACCCGTACCCAGGTACCCGCCGCGGCGCCGGCGGGCGCGGCCTCGGTGACCGAACTGCCGCGCAGGGTCCGCCAGGCCAGCCTGGTCCCGCAACTGCGCGAGGTCCCCGAGCCCGAGGACCCGGCGGAAGCGGGCCCGTCGGGCGGACCGCCGGACCGCAGCCCAGAGCAGGCCCGGGACCGAATGGCCGCCTACCGGGCCGGCTGGGCCCGGGGCGCCGGCGAGAACTCCCCCCACGCAGGCAGCGAAGGAGAAGTGTGA
- a CDS encoding roadblock/LC7 domain-containing protein — protein MIEHQRIGRDGTRGAGESDWLLDDLVTRVREVRHAVILSGDGLAVGSSSRLSREDAEHLAAVASGFHSLAKGAGRHFRAGGVRQTMVEMDDGFLFVAAAGEGSCLAVLSAGGADIGLIAYEMARLVKRVGEHLYAPSRFAAHPPAAG, from the coding sequence ATGATCGAACACCAGCGGATCGGGCGCGACGGAACCCGCGGGGCCGGCGAGTCGGACTGGCTCCTGGACGACCTCGTGACCCGCGTCCGCGAGGTCCGGCACGCGGTGATCCTGTCCGGCGACGGCCTGGCGGTGGGATCCTCCAGCCGGCTCAGCCGGGAGGACGCCGAGCACCTGGCCGCCGTGGCCTCCGGCTTCCACAGCCTGGCCAAGGGCGCGGGCCGGCACTTCCGCGCCGGGGGCGTGCGCCAGACGATGGTCGAGATGGACGACGGATTCCTCTTCGTCGCCGCCGCGGGAGAAGGCTCCTGCCTGGCCGTCCTCAGCGCCGGCGGCGCCGACATCGGGCTCATCGCCTACGAGATGGCCCGGCTGGTCAAGCGGGTCGGCGAGCACCTGTACGCCCCCTCGCGGTTCGCGGCCCACCCGCCGGCCGCAGGGTGA
- a CDS encoding DUF742 domain-containing protein: MSAALRPVNGQWFDTEAGPLVRPYAMTGGRTRPGPHGVRFDLIALVVVVDPEGGAEATGSLWGPEHRALLGLCRDETQSVAELAADADLPVGVVRVLLGDLLEAGHVKVSRPVPPAHLPDERILREVIEGLRAL; this comes from the coding sequence GTGAGCGCGGCGCTCAGACCGGTGAACGGCCAGTGGTTCGACACCGAGGCGGGGCCGCTCGTGCGGCCCTACGCCATGACCGGCGGACGCACCAGACCGGGACCGCACGGCGTCCGCTTCGACTTGATCGCCCTGGTCGTCGTGGTGGACCCCGAGGGCGGCGCCGAGGCGACCGGGTCCCTGTGGGGCCCCGAACACCGTGCGCTGCTCGGATTGTGCCGCGACGAGACCCAATCGGTGGCGGAACTCGCCGCCGACGCCGACCTGCCCGTGGGCGTGGTGCGGGTGCTGCTGGGCGACCTGCTGGAGGCAGGCCACGTCAAGGTCAGCCGCCCGGTACCCCCCGCGCACCTGCCCGACGAGCGGATTCTGCGTGAAGTCATCGAAGGATTGCGAGCGCTGTGA
- a CDS encoding GTP-binding protein has translation MGLHHNGSTGSGPEVDEDEDEEAAALALKILVAGGFGVGKTTLVGAVSEIRPLRTEELLSEAGQLVDDTGGVDQKTTTTVAMDFGRITIRSGLSLYLFGTPGQDRFWFLWDELSQGALGAVVLADTRRLEDCFPAVDYFEHRRIPFVVAVNCFTSARRYASNEVARALDLEQGTPVVLCDARDKDSGKEVLIRLVEYAGRMHTARLLASVGSGARTGPE, from the coding sequence ATGGGACTGCACCACAACGGATCCACCGGGTCCGGTCCGGAAGTCGACGAGGACGAGGACGAGGAAGCGGCGGCGCTCGCGCTGAAGATCCTCGTGGCGGGCGGCTTCGGCGTCGGCAAGACCACGCTGGTGGGCGCGGTCAGCGAGATCCGACCACTGCGCACGGAGGAACTGCTCAGCGAGGCGGGCCAACTCGTCGACGACACCGGAGGCGTCGACCAGAAGACCACCACGACGGTGGCCATGGACTTCGGGCGCATCACCATCCGCTCGGGCCTGTCGCTGTACCTGTTCGGCACGCCGGGACAGGACCGGTTCTGGTTCCTGTGGGACGAGCTGTCGCAAGGCGCCCTCGGCGCGGTGGTGTTGGCCGACACGCGAAGGCTGGAGGACTGCTTCCCGGCCGTGGACTACTTCGAGCACCGCCGGATCCCGTTCGTCGTGGCCGTCAACTGCTTTACGAGCGCGCGGCGTTACGCCTCGAACGAGGTGGCGCGGGCCCTTGATCTGGAACAGGGCACGCCCGTGGTGCTGTGCGACGCCCGGGACAAGGACTCCGGCAAGGAAGTGCTGATCCGGCTGGTCGAGTATGCCGGGCGGATGCACACCGCCCGGCTGCTCGCGTCGGTGGGCTCGGGTGCGCGGACGGGGCCGGAGTGA
- a CDS encoding PPOX class F420-dependent oxidoreductase — translation MTKKMTEEEWRAFVSHSTRTGKLSTVRADGSPHIAPIWFVLDGDTFVFNTGRDTVKGRNLARDGRVALCVDDDRPPFSYVVLQGRAELVEYTGHEREMLTWATRIGGRYMGEERAEAFGRRNAVDGELLVRVTIDKVIAMADVAA, via the coding sequence ATGACGAAGAAGATGACCGAAGAGGAATGGCGGGCGTTCGTCTCGCATTCCACCCGTACCGGGAAGCTCTCCACCGTCCGCGCGGACGGGAGCCCGCACATCGCTCCCATCTGGTTCGTTCTCGATGGGGACACGTTCGTGTTCAACACCGGCCGCGACACCGTCAAGGGTCGGAATCTGGCCCGGGACGGCCGGGTCGCCCTCTGCGTGGACGACGACCGGCCGCCCTTCTCCTACGTCGTCCTCCAGGGCCGCGCCGAGCTGGTCGAGTACACCGGCCACGAGCGGGAGATGCTGACCTGGGCGACGAGGATCGGGGGTCGCTACATGGGCGAGGAGCGCGCCGAGGCCTTCGGCCGGCGCAACGCGGTCGACGGGGAACTCCTCGTCCGCGTCACCATCGACAAGGTGATCGCGATGGCCGACGTGGCGGCCTGA
- a CDS encoding roadblock/LC7 domain-containing protein encodes MALDKQLDWLLDDLTRRVPQVRHAVVLSNDGLVTGASAGLAREDAEHLAAVAAGLQSLAKGSGRHFRAGEVRQTMVEFDEGFLFVVAAGSGSCLCALSAAEADIVQVAYEMTLMVNRVGEHLGVAERRITGG; translated from the coding sequence ATGGCACTGGACAAGCAGCTCGATTGGCTACTGGACGACCTGACACGCAGGGTCCCGCAGGTCCGGCACGCGGTGGTGCTGTCGAACGACGGGCTGGTGACGGGCGCGAGCGCGGGCCTGGCCCGGGAGGACGCGGAGCATCTCGCCGCCGTCGCGGCCGGGTTGCAGAGCCTGGCCAAGGGGTCCGGACGGCACTTCCGGGCGGGCGAGGTGCGCCAGACGATGGTCGAGTTCGACGAGGGGTTCCTGTTCGTCGTCGCGGCGGGCTCGGGCAGCTGCCTGTGCGCGCTCAGCGCCGCCGAGGCGGACATCGTGCAGGTCGCGTACGAGATGACCCTGATGGTGAACCGGGTGGGCGAGCACCTGGGCGTCGCGGAACGACGCATCACCGGGGGCTGA
- a CDS encoding DUF6397 family protein, translated as MRAETQDRAVAVPDAREESGPGAPAGPAAGASPEALVGGVRAARELGLGRGELARAVQLGLVRAGPRAPSGAARFTRAEVERVTAAEGFPEALRARVETVAGADAGAEVLGVGPSRFTRLARCGHITPIGYRINRYRAVVWLYLTAELRAFAARDASMLRGTAPPEDRELIAAKGDLRPRTWRERHVELLLRRIGDPWERAAVLASVLPTDEVREAVPDPAERIVLAALAPPPPYGHPRIPEAAVVAESLLRARPPDEIRWYRAGLDFALTGARGQSKSTGERGPT; from the coding sequence ATGAGGGCGGAAACGCAGGACCGCGCCGTGGCCGTACCGGACGCGCGGGAAGAATCGGGGCCGGGAGCACCGGCCGGGCCGGCGGCGGGCGCGTCGCCGGAGGCGCTGGTCGGCGGTGTCCGGGCCGCGCGGGAGCTGGGCCTGGGACGGGGCGAGTTGGCCCGGGCCGTGCAACTGGGACTGGTGCGCGCCGGACCCCGGGCGCCGAGCGGGGCCGCACGTTTCACGCGGGCCGAGGTGGAGCGGGTGACGGCGGCCGAGGGCTTCCCGGAAGCCCTGCGCGCGCGGGTCGAGACCGTGGCAGGCGCCGACGCCGGAGCCGAGGTGCTCGGGGTGGGGCCGAGCCGGTTCACCCGGCTCGCGCGCTGCGGGCACATCACCCCGATCGGCTACCGGATCAACCGCTACCGCGCCGTGGTGTGGCTCTACCTGACCGCCGAACTGCGGGCGTTCGCCGCCCGGGACGCCAGCATGTTGCGCGGGACGGCGCCCCCGGAAGACCGGGAGCTGATCGCGGCCAAAGGCGACCTGCGCCCCCGCACCTGGCGTGAGCGACACGTGGAGTTACTGCTGAGACGTATCGGCGACCCCTGGGAGCGGGCCGCCGTGCTCGCGTCCGTCCTTCCGACGGACGAGGTGCGGGAGGCGGTGCCCGATCCGGCCGAACGCATCGTGCTCGCGGCGCTGGCACCGCCCCCGCCCTACGGCCACCCGCGGATCCCGGAGGCCGCCGTCGTGGCGGAGTCGCTGCTGAGGGCCCGGCCGCCGGACGAGATCCGGTGGTACCGCGCCGGCCTGGACTTCGCCCTGACCGGCGCTCGGGGTCAGTCGAAGTCCACCGGGGAGAGGGGGCCGACATAG
- a CDS encoding YchJ family protein, whose amino-acid sequence MSTPVLPCPCGLSATYPECCGRFHSGDRQAPTAVLLMRSRFSAFAVGDTAYLLRSWHPSTRPDRLELDPGQRWERLEILATERGGMFETQGAVEFRAHYREGRHAGSLHEHSGFSREDGAWVYVGPLSPVDFD is encoded by the coding sequence ATGTCCACCCCGGTCCTCCCCTGTCCCTGCGGGCTGTCCGCCACGTACCCGGAGTGCTGCGGCCGCTTCCACTCCGGTGACCGGCAGGCGCCCACGGCGGTGTTGCTGATGCGGTCGCGCTTCAGCGCCTTCGCGGTCGGCGACACCGCCTACCTGCTCCGTTCCTGGCACCCGTCCACCCGCCCGGACCGGCTCGAACTGGATCCCGGGCAGCGCTGGGAACGTCTGGAGATCCTCGCCACCGAACGCGGCGGCATGTTCGAGACACAGGGCGCGGTGGAGTTCCGGGCGCACTACCGCGAGGGCCGGCACGCCGGATCCCTGCACGAGCACAGTGGCTTCTCCCGCGAGGACGGGGCCTGGGTCTATGTCGGCCCCCTCTCCCCGGTGGACTTCGACTGA
- a CDS encoding acyl-CoA thioesterase: MTNPAERLVDLLDLEQIEVNIFRGASPQESLQRVFGGQVAGQALVAAGRTTETDRPVHSLHAYFLRPGIPGVPIVYQVERVRDGRSFTTRRVTAVQQGKTIFNLTASFHHPEEGSIEHQLPPRLDFPHPDTLPTVAEEIREHLGALPEALERMARRQPFDIRYVDRLRWTPEELKNADPRSAVWMRAVGPLGDDPLVHTCALTYASDMTLLDAVRIPVEPLWGMRGFDMASLDHAMWFHRPFRADEWFLYDQESPIAHGGRGLARGRIYDLEGRLLVSVVQEGLFRPYAPRTSQSPDPSAPSSAPSTKS, from the coding sequence ATGACGAACCCCGCCGAGAGACTGGTCGATCTGCTCGATCTGGAGCAGATCGAGGTCAACATCTTCCGGGGCGCGAGCCCCCAGGAATCCCTCCAGCGCGTCTTCGGCGGGCAGGTCGCCGGCCAGGCGCTGGTGGCCGCGGGCCGCACGACCGAGACGGACCGCCCGGTCCACTCGCTGCACGCGTACTTCCTGCGCCCCGGCATTCCCGGGGTGCCCATCGTGTACCAGGTGGAGCGGGTGCGCGACGGGCGTTCCTTCACGACGCGTCGTGTCACCGCGGTCCAGCAGGGCAAGACCATCTTCAATCTGACCGCCTCCTTCCATCATCCGGAGGAGGGCAGCATCGAGCACCAGCTGCCCCCTCGCCTCGACTTCCCGCACCCGGACACGCTTCCTACGGTCGCGGAGGAGATCCGCGAGCACCTGGGAGCCCTGCCCGAGGCCCTGGAGCGGATGGCCCGCCGCCAGCCCTTCGACATCCGCTACGTGGACCGGCTCCGCTGGACTCCCGAGGAGCTCAAGAACGCCGATCCGCGCAGCGCGGTGTGGATGCGGGCGGTCGGCCCGCTCGGCGACGATCCGCTCGTGCACACCTGCGCCCTCACCTACGCCAGTGACATGACCCTCCTCGACGCCGTGCGCATCCCGGTGGAGCCGCTGTGGGGCATGCGCGGCTTCGACATGGCCTCGTTGGACCACGCCATGTGGTTCCACCGGCCGTTCCGGGCCGACGAGTGGTTCCTGTACGACCAGGAGTCCCCCATCGCGCACGGTGGTCGGGGCCTGGCGCGCGGCCGCATCTACGACCTGGAGGGCAGGCTGCTGGTCTCCGTGGTCCAGGAGGGCCTCTTCCGCCCCTACGCCCCCAGGACGTCGCAGTCGCCCGACCCGTCCGCGCCGTCGTCCGCCCCGTCCACGAAGAGCTGA
- a CDS encoding DEAD/DEAH box helicase yields the protein MTLIDQLPPNADPDALFEAFSSWAEGQGITLYPAQEEALIEVVSGANVVLSTPTGSGKSLVAAGAHFTALAQDKVTFYTAPIKALVSEKFFDLCKLFGTENVGMLTGDASVNSDAPVICCTAEVLASIALRDGKYADIGQVVMDEFHFYAEPDRGWAWQIPLLELPQAQFVLMSATLGDMKRFEEDLTRRTGRPTSVVRSATRPVPLSYEYVTTPITETITELLETRQAPVYIVHFTQAQAVERAQSLMSINMCTREEKDKIAELIGNFRFTTKFGQNLSRYVRHGIGVHHAGMLPKYRRLVEKLAQAGLLKVICGTDTLGVGVNVPIRTVLFTALTKYDGTRVRTLRAREFHQIAGRAGRAGFDTAGYVVAQAPEHVIENEKALAKAGDDPKKRRKVVRKKAPEGFVAWSDTTFEKLIAADPEALTSRFKVTNIMLLSVIARPGDAFKAMRHLLEDNHEPRKAQLRHIRRAIAIYRSLLDGGVVEKLDTPDAEGRTIRLTVDLQQDFALNQPLSTFALASFDLLDPESPSYALDMVSVVESTLDDPRQILAAQQNKERGMAVGAMKADGIEYEERMERLQDVTYPKPLEELLLHAYDVYSKSHPWVRDHPVSPKSIIRDMYERAMTFTEFTSYYELARTEGIVLRYLASAFKALDHTIPDDLKSEDLQDLIAWLGELVRQVDSSLLDEWEQLANPEVETAEQAQEKADQVKPVTANARAFRVLVRNAMFRRVELAALDHVNVLGELDGESGWDADAWGEALDGYWDEYDDLGTGPDARGPKLLQIEEDAEHGLWRVRQAFADPAGDHGWGISAEVDLAASDEEGRAVIRVTAVGELGL from the coding sequence GTGACCCTCATTGATCAGCTCCCGCCGAACGCCGACCCCGATGCCCTCTTCGAGGCCTTCTCCTCGTGGGCGGAGGGCCAGGGCATCACCCTGTACCCGGCGCAGGAGGAGGCACTGATCGAGGTCGTCTCCGGGGCGAACGTGGTCCTCTCCACCCCTACCGGCTCCGGCAAGAGCCTGGTGGCGGCCGGCGCGCACTTCACCGCGCTGGCCCAGGACAAGGTCACCTTCTACACCGCGCCGATCAAGGCCCTGGTGTCGGAGAAGTTCTTCGACCTGTGCAAGCTCTTCGGCACCGAGAACGTCGGCATGCTGACGGGTGACGCCTCCGTGAACTCGGACGCCCCGGTCATCTGCTGCACCGCCGAGGTGCTGGCCTCCATCGCGCTGCGCGACGGCAAGTACGCCGACATCGGCCAGGTCGTCATGGACGAGTTCCACTTCTATGCCGAGCCGGACCGGGGCTGGGCCTGGCAGATCCCGCTGCTGGAGCTTCCGCAGGCACAGTTCGTCCTGATGTCGGCGACCCTCGGCGACATGAAGCGGTTCGAGGAGGACCTGACCCGGCGCACCGGCCGGCCCACCTCGGTGGTCCGCTCCGCGACCCGGCCCGTCCCGCTGTCGTACGAGTACGTCACCACGCCGATCACCGAAACCATCACCGAGTTGCTGGAGACCCGGCAGGCACCGGTGTACATCGTGCACTTCACCCAGGCCCAGGCGGTCGAGCGGGCGCAGTCGCTGATGAGCATCAACATGTGCACCCGCGAGGAGAAGGACAAGATCGCGGAGCTGATCGGGAACTTCCGTTTCACCACCAAGTTCGGCCAGAACCTCTCCCGCTACGTCCGCCACGGCATCGGCGTGCACCACGCGGGCATGCTGCCCAAGTACCGGCGTCTGGTGGAGAAGCTGGCGCAGGCGGGCCTGCTGAAGGTCATCTGCGGTACGGACACCCTCGGTGTCGGCGTCAACGTGCCCATCCGCACCGTGCTGTTCACCGCGCTCACGAAGTACGACGGCACCCGGGTCCGGACGTTGCGTGCCCGCGAGTTCCACCAGATCGCCGGCCGCGCCGGTCGGGCAGGCTTCGACACGGCGGGCTATGTGGTGGCGCAGGCGCCCGAGCACGTCATCGAGAACGAGAAGGCTCTCGCGAAGGCGGGCGACGACCCGAAGAAGCGCCGCAAGGTGGTCCGCAAGAAGGCCCCCGAGGGCTTCGTGGCCTGGTCGGACACCACGTTCGAGAAGTTGATCGCCGCCGACCCGGAGGCGCTGACCTCGCGCTTCAAGGTCACCAACATCATGCTGTTGTCGGTCATCGCCCGCCCGGGCGACGCGTTCAAGGCCATGCGGCACCTGCTGGAGGACAACCACGAGCCGCGCAAGGCGCAGCTGCGGCACATCCGCCGGGCCATCGCGATCTACCGCTCGCTGCTGGACGGCGGTGTCGTGGAGAAGCTCGACACCCCGGACGCCGAGGGCCGCACCATCCGGCTGACCGTCGATCTCCAGCAGGACTTCGCGCTGAACCAGCCGCTGTCCACCTTCGCGCTGGCCTCCTTCGACCTGCTGGACCCGGAGTCCCCTTCCTACGCGCTGGACATGGTCTCGGTCGTCGAGTCCACGCTGGACGACCCGCGCCAGATCCTGGCCGCCCAGCAGAACAAGGAACGCGGCATGGCCGTGGGCGCGATGAAGGCCGACGGGATCGAGTACGAGGAGCGGATGGAACGGCTCCAGGACGTCACCTATCCCAAGCCGCTCGAAGAGCTCCTCCTGCACGCCTACGACGTGTACAGCAAGAGCCACCCGTGGGTCCGCGACCACCCCGTGTCGCCGAAGTCGATCATCCGTGACATGTACGAGCGGGCGATGACCTTCACGGAGTTCACCTCCTACTACGAGCTGGCCCGTACCGAGGGCATCGTCCTGCGCTACCTGGCGAGCGCGTTCAAGGCCCTGGACCACACCATCCCGGACGACCTCAAGTCCGAGGACCTCCAGGACCTCATCGCCTGGCTGGGCGAGCTGGTCCGCCAGGTCGACTCCAGCCTGCTCGACGAGTGGGAGCAGCTGGCGAACCCCGAGGTGGAGACGGCGGAGCAGGCCCAGGAGAAGGCCGACCAGGTCAAGCCGGTGACCGCGAACGCCCGTGCCTTCCGGGTCCTGGTCCGCAACGCCATGTTCCGCCGCGTCGAGCTGGCGGCCCTGGACCACGTCAACGTGCTCGGCGAGCTGGACGGGGAGTCCGGCTGGGACGCCGACGCCTGGGGCGAGGCCCTGGACGGCTACTGGGACGAGTACGACGACCTGGGCACCGGCCCCGACGCGCGCGGCCCGAAGCTGCTGCAGATCGAGGAGGACGCGGAGCACGGCCTGTGGCGCGTCCGCCAGGCCTTCGCCGACCCCGCCGGTGACCATGGTTGGGGCATCAGCGCCGAGGTCGACCTCGCGGCCTCCGACGAGGAGGGCCGGGCGGTCATCCGGGTCACCGCGGTCGGTGAACTCGGCCTCTGA
- a CDS encoding metal-dependent hydrolase, with amino-acid sequence MMGPAHSLSGAAAWLGVGAAAAAAGYPMPWPVLVVGALICAGAALAPDLDHKSATISRAFGPLSKGLCEVVDKISYAVYKATRAPRDARRTGGHRTLTHTWLWAVLIGGGSSVLAVTADRWGVLALLFVHLVLAVEGLLWRAARMSSDVLVWLLGATSAWILAGVLDQPGNGAGWLFTEPGQEYLWLGLPILLGALVHDIGDALTVSGCPILWPLPIAGKRWYPIGPPKMMRFRAGSWVELKVLMPVFMLLGGVGGASALGFI; translated from the coding sequence ATGATGGGTCCGGCGCACTCACTGTCCGGCGCGGCGGCCTGGCTGGGGGTCGGCGCGGCGGCTGCGGCGGCCGGGTACCCGATGCCCTGGCCCGTCCTCGTCGTCGGCGCGCTCATCTGCGCCGGCGCGGCGCTCGCGCCCGACCTCGACCACAAGTCGGCGACGATCTCGCGCGCCTTCGGGCCCCTCTCCAAGGGCCTGTGCGAGGTGGTCGACAAGATCTCGTACGCCGTCTACAAGGCCACCCGGGCCCCGCGCGACGCCCGGCGCACCGGCGGCCACCGGACGCTGACCCACACCTGGCTCTGGGCGGTCCTGATCGGCGGCGGCTCGTCCGTCCTCGCCGTGACCGCCGATCGCTGGGGCGTGCTCGCGCTGCTCTTCGTCCACTTGGTGCTGGCCGTCGAAGGCCTGCTCTGGCGGGCGGCCCGGATGTCCAGCGATGTCCTGGTGTGGCTCCTGGGCGCCACCAGCGCCTGGATCCTGGCCGGCGTACTCGACCAGCCGGGCAACGGCGCCGGCTGGCTGTTCACCGAACCCGGCCAGGAGTACCTCTGGCTCGGCCTGCCGATCCTGCTCGGGGCCCTGGTCCACGACATCGGTGACGCGCTGACCGTCTCCGGCTGCCCGATCCTGTGGCCGCTCCCGATCGCCGGCAAGCGCTGGTACCCGATCGGCCCGCCGAAGATGATGCGGTTCCGCGCCGGCAGCTGGGTGGAGCTGAAGGTGCTGATGCCCGTGTTCATGCTGCTCGGCGGAGTCGGCGGCGCGTCCGCCCTGGGCTTCATCTGA